From Thermogladius calderae 1633, a single genomic window includes:
- a CDS encoding carboxymuconolactone decarboxylase family protein — MKQVLSDFLSKAPELKDFIHYVEEAESTRALDKKTKELVSLGIAIAIRCEPCIQWHLYEAYKAGATIEEVYDVIKVAVCMGGGPALMYSLKAYEYAKQLYK, encoded by the coding sequence ATTAAACAAGTCCTTTCTGACTTTCTCAGCAAGGCGCCCGAGCTTAAGGACTTCATTCACTATGTTGAGGAGGCGGAGTCCACGAGGGCTCTAGACAAGAAAACCAAAGAGCTTGTCTCTCTAGGTATAGCCATCGCGATAAGGTGCGAGCCCTGTATCCAGTGGCATCTATACGAAGCGTATAAAGCTGGTGCCACTATTGAGGAGGTCTACGACGTGATCAAAGTTGCCGTCTGCATGGGCGGCGGCCCCGCACTAATGTACAGTCTAAAAGCGTACGAGTACGCTAAACAGCTTTACAAATAG
- a CDS encoding ATP cone domain-containing protein, producing MSSIFVIKRDGSKEEFIPEKIVVSIIKTGAPVDVARRIAKIVEGKLLEQNVTEISSKDLMKMVLELLKRENEEWYRNWIIFDKAVKRRKPEV from the coding sequence GTGAGTAGTATCTTTGTGATAAAGAGAGACGGGAGCAAGGAAGAGTTCATACCGGAGAAGATCGTGGTCAGCATTATCAAAACAGGAGCACCGGTAGATGTTGCCCGAAGGATCGCTAAAATTGTCGAGGGAAAACTCCTCGAGCAAAACGTAACGGAGATCTCTAGCAAAGACCTGATGAAGATGGTCCTGGAACTTTTGAAGAGGGAGAACGAGGAGTGGTATAGAAACTGGATCATCTTCGACAAAGCCGTTAAGAGGAGGAAGCCCGAGGTCTGA
- a CDS encoding 50S ribosomal protein L16 — translation MPLRPARCYTHFSGPPYTRKEYIPGVPQPKITKFEMGNPKGDYQYVLKLVAEEAGQIRHNALEAARVMINKRMSVVAGDVNYYLKVKKYPHHVIRENKMMAFAGADRLQDGMRLSFGKPIGLAARVSPGDVIVELYVKKEHLDEAKKSMKIAASKLPLPARVVVEPLQTAVGQ, via the coding sequence ATGCCTCTGAGACCGGCAAGGTGCTACACGCACTTCAGCGGGCCGCCGTACACTAGGAAGGAGTACATACCGGGCGTCCCTCAGCCCAAGATAACGAAGTTCGAGATGGGGAACCCGAAAGGCGATTACCAGTACGTGCTGAAGCTAGTGGCGGAGGAGGCCGGGCAGATCAGGCATAACGCTCTCGAGGCCGCGCGTGTAATGATCAACAAGAGGATGAGTGTCGTGGCAGGCGACGTCAACTACTACCTGAAAGTGAAGAAGTACCCCCACCACGTTATCAGGGAGAACAAGATGATGGCGTTTGCCGGTGCCGACAGGCTTCAGGATGGTATGAGGCTGTCCTTTGGCAAACCTATCGGATTGGCCGCCAGAGTTAGCCCCGGTGACGTGATCGTAGAGCTTTACGTGAAGAAGGAGCACTTGGACGAAGCTAAGAAGTCTATGAAAATAGCGGCGTCTAAGCTACCTCTGCCTGCGAGAGTGGTCGTAGAGCCTCTCCAGACGGCTGTTGGGCAGTAG
- a CDS encoding DUF1616 domain-containing protein, translating into MILDDEVFAVILAISIVLSVVGIAVSLPRPSENFAAIGLLNKEGKIGDYPSNVRVGQVISLNVFVYNHLGYTALFRVDVKVGDGGVPSNTTPLPKPPLFSLYTLLGNYENATIPFNVTFTYPMLNQTLVLELYVYSPDNSTWVYMGEYVFLRLNVTGVVF; encoded by the coding sequence GTGATCTTGGACGACGAAGTATTCGCAGTCATACTGGCTATATCCATAGTTCTGTCAGTTGTCGGCATAGCCGTCTCCCTACCCAGACCCTCGGAAAACTTTGCGGCTATAGGGTTGCTGAACAAGGAGGGTAAGATAGGGGACTACCCCAGTAACGTAAGAGTAGGACAGGTAATTTCTCTCAACGTCTTCGTCTACAACCACCTTGGCTACACGGCCTTATTCAGAGTAGACGTGAAGGTGGGGGATGGAGGGGTACCCTCGAACACCACCCCGCTACCCAAGCCTCCTCTATTCAGTCTCTACACACTCCTCGGCAACTACGAGAACGCGACAATACCTTTTAACGTGACCTTCACGTACCCTATGTTGAACCAGACGCTGGTTTTAGAGCTGTACGTTTACTCCCCCGATAACAGCACGTGGGTCTACATGGGCGAATACGTCTTCCTAAGACTGAACGTGACGGGTGTCGTGTTTTGA
- the dph2 gene encoding diphthamide biosynthesis enzyme Dph2 — protein MKCDTYIVEESLLVEELSSISASRPRVLLQAPDGLKKLYDCLGGFLKKVRDVEVYYSASPSFGACDIPLEEVALLRPDLVVHVGHAKYPLAEVEPPLRVVYVPVYYDVTPRTESLLEIEGLLGSRSWRRVAVVSPLTERLAAQRIADYLSSRGFEIREAWDRPILGCDYRSVIALASSVDGFILVSGGLFHALGAALYTDNLLAYDPYREKVWDPSVEARKLVRGRVYTVIRLRNQPLRRAVVIAGARPGQFRPSVLSMVAKLMEKIGVEYVVTTVSYLTLDRLLTIDETFRPDFIVVTSCPRLPLDDFHDFHKPVLTPGELAMLVWGVEKYVFPW, from the coding sequence TTGAAATGCGACACCTACATTGTTGAGGAGAGCCTATTAGTAGAGGAGCTGTCTTCGATATCTGCTTCTAGGCCCCGGGTTCTCTTACAGGCCCCCGACGGGCTAAAGAAGCTGTACGACTGTCTAGGGGGCTTCCTAAAAAAGGTAAGGGACGTCGAGGTCTACTACTCGGCGTCGCCCTCGTTCGGTGCTTGCGACATCCCGCTTGAAGAGGTAGCCCTCCTTAGACCCGACTTAGTAGTCCACGTCGGGCACGCCAAGTACCCCCTCGCCGAGGTCGAGCCCCCTTTAAGGGTCGTGTACGTCCCGGTCTACTACGACGTGACCCCCCGCACCGAGTCTCTACTAGAGATAGAGGGCTTGCTGGGCTCTAGGTCTTGGAGAAGAGTAGCCGTGGTTAGCCCTTTAACGGAGCGTCTAGCGGCTCAGAGGATCGCGGATTACCTGTCCAGCAGGGGTTTCGAGATTAGGGAGGCTTGGGATAGACCTATACTCGGGTGCGACTACCGCTCTGTAATAGCACTGGCAAGCTCGGTAGACGGGTTCATACTAGTCTCTGGGGGGCTGTTCCACGCGTTGGGTGCGGCCTTATACACCGACAACTTGTTGGCCTACGACCCTTACAGGGAGAAGGTCTGGGATCCATCAGTAGAAGCACGCAAGTTGGTCAGAGGAAGGGTTTACACGGTCATTAGACTCCGTAACCAGCCTCTGAGGAGAGCAGTAGTAATCGCCGGCGCGAGGCCGGGGCAGTTCAGGCCCAGTGTACTAAGCATGGTCGCCAAGCTGATGGAGAAGATCGGGGTCGAGTACGTCGTGACGACCGTCTCCTACCTAACCTTGGACAGGCTCCTCACTATAGACGAGACGTTCAGGCCAGACTTCATAGTCGTCACGAGCTGTCCTAGGCTGCCCCTCGACGACTTCCATGACTTCCACAAGCCGGTCCTCACACCAGGAGAGCTCGCCATGCTTGTTTGGGGGGTTGAAAAGTACGTCTTCCCGTGGTAG
- a CDS encoding NAD-dependent epimerase/dehydratase family protein translates to MIILVTGSTGQIGSELVPALREVYGKDRVIASGRNVAKLREIGEPYAELDVLRRDEIARVVKEYKVNVIVHLAAVLSAKGEQDPSLAWDINTNGTLNVFEVARENRLDMVVVPSSIAVYGPETPDNPGDITVMRPKTIYGISKVVTELLGEYYYLKYGLDVRGPRLPGVISWKTPPGGGTTDYAVEAFYEAVKRGEYTFWVRPDTRLPMIYMPDAIRAFMMLMRADNSALTVRFYNVQGMSFTAKELADTIARYIPGFKADFKPDPLRQRIADSWPKSIDDSKARRDWGWRPVWGLESMARDMIENLKKSLGKKG, encoded by the coding sequence ATGATAATCCTAGTCACGGGCTCTACCGGGCAAATAGGGTCTGAGCTGGTGCCAGCTCTAAGGGAAGTTTACGGCAAGGACAGAGTGATCGCCTCCGGTAGGAACGTGGCCAAGCTAAGAGAGATAGGCGAGCCGTACGCCGAGCTCGACGTGCTGAGACGGGACGAGATAGCCAGAGTCGTCAAAGAGTACAAGGTTAACGTGATAGTCCACCTGGCCGCGGTGTTATCGGCGAAGGGAGAGCAGGACCCCTCTCTCGCCTGGGACATCAACACCAACGGGACGCTAAACGTGTTCGAGGTAGCGAGGGAGAACAGGCTCGACATGGTTGTAGTACCCAGTAGTATTGCCGTCTACGGGCCCGAGACGCCTGACAACCCTGGCGACATAACAGTGATGAGGCCGAAGACGATCTACGGGATTAGCAAAGTCGTCACGGAGCTCCTGGGCGAGTACTACTACTTAAAGTACGGCCTCGACGTTAGGGGGCCCAGGCTGCCCGGCGTCATAAGCTGGAAGACTCCACCTGGAGGAGGTACGACCGACTACGCTGTCGAGGCATTCTACGAGGCTGTTAAGAGGGGGGAGTACACGTTCTGGGTTAGACCCGACACTAGGCTGCCCATGATCTACATGCCGGATGCTATAAGGGCGTTTATGATGTTGATGAGGGCTGATAACAGTGCACTCACGGTCAGGTTCTACAACGTCCAGGGCATGAGCTTCACTGCCAAGGAGTTGGCTGACACTATAGCCAGGTATATACCTGGCTTCAAAGCAGACTTCAAGCCAGATCCGCTGAGGCAGAGAATAGCGGACTCGTGGCCAAAGAGCATCGATGACAGTAAGGCTAGAAGGGACTGGGGCTGGAGGCCGGTGTGGGGTCTCGAGTCCATGGCTAGAGACATGATAGAGAACCTAAAGAAGTCCCTAGGAAAAAAGGGATAG
- a CDS encoding AAA family ATPase: MKRLARDSGLSFDIDHAREMVKQALGEIKKVYVGKEDLVKLSMATLLSSGHLLIEGLPGTGKTLLAKTLARVIGGTYRRVQGHPDTLPSDITGFHVYRPDGSSSFVRGPVFSNILLLDELNRVPSRSQAALIEAMQEYQVTVEGATYSLPRPFMVIATMIPQEYASGAYGVIETVIDRFATSLPSLYNPPEEELEIVSRSDYVIQPPVEQVLTPSDVTKISELIAYWVHVEENVKKYIVDLVSYVRSSRAVHYGPSHRASVWLYRVSRTLAFMEGRDYVIPDDVKALAVPILAHRVKIREEFEVEGVTPKSLVEEALNRVPVPK, from the coding sequence ATGAAGCGGCTCGCTAGGGATTCAGGCTTGTCGTTTGATATAGACCACGCCCGCGAGATGGTCAAACAAGCCCTAGGCGAGATCAAGAAGGTCTACGTCGGGAAGGAGGATTTAGTAAAGCTTAGCATGGCAACGCTTCTGAGTAGCGGCCACCTGCTGATCGAGGGCTTACCCGGCACCGGTAAAACCCTTCTAGCAAAGACGCTAGCCAGAGTTATAGGTGGGACTTACAGGAGGGTCCAGGGACACCCCGATACGCTGCCCTCTGATATAACAGGCTTCCACGTGTATAGGCCGGACGGTTCATCGAGCTTTGTGAGAGGGCCTGTCTTCTCTAATATTCTACTGCTCGACGAGCTTAACAGGGTGCCGTCCAGGTCTCAAGCCGCACTCATAGAGGCGATGCAGGAATACCAGGTCACGGTCGAGGGGGCCACCTACTCTCTGCCCAGGCCTTTCATGGTGATCGCGACGATGATCCCCCAGGAGTACGCGAGCGGGGCTTACGGCGTGATCGAGACGGTGATCGACAGGTTTGCTACTAGCCTGCCCTCGCTCTACAACCCACCCGAGGAAGAACTCGAAATAGTCTCGAGGTCAGACTACGTGATACAGCCTCCAGTCGAGCAGGTGCTCACACCGTCCGACGTGACTAAGATCTCCGAGTTGATCGCTTACTGGGTGCACGTGGAGGAGAACGTCAAGAAGTACATAGTTGATCTAGTGAGCTACGTGAGGAGCTCCCGAGCCGTGCATTACGGGCCTAGCCATAGAGCTAGCGTCTGGTTATACAGAGTGTCTAGGACCCTCGCCTTCATGGAGGGGCGGGACTACGTTATACCTGATGACGTGAAGGCCCTCGCGGTCCCCATCTTAGCGCACCGGGTCAAGATCAGGGAGGAGTTCGAGGTCGAGGGTGTGACCCCGAAGAGCCTTGTCGAAGAGGCTCTAAATAGAGTCCCTGTCCCAAAGTAG
- a CDS encoding DUF1616 domain-containing protein, which yields MSNKETLEDYVAKKRTGIKSVLEAYREWARGDIELRDPHPPRSFLEVVVRLDYSLWFWTLISVEAITLLLVAVSSTSPILTFARYLFGSLFVLFLPGYSLIRALYQSRELSPIEELALSIGLSLAIVPLVGLVLNYTPFGIRLTPVLTSLALLTTALSLLGLYRKYSEIVEVVYGS from the coding sequence TTGAGCAACAAAGAAACTCTTGAGGACTATGTAGCCAAGAAGAGGACTGGAATAAAAAGTGTCTTGGAGGCCTACAGGGAGTGGGCGAGAGGTGACATTGAGCTAAGAGATCCACACCCTCCCCGCTCATTCCTAGAAGTTGTCGTGAGACTCGACTACTCGCTCTGGTTCTGGACATTGATATCGGTCGAGGCAATAACACTCCTGCTGGTTGCTGTATCGAGTACAAGCCCTATCTTAACCTTCGCTAGATACTTGTTCGGCTCACTTTTTGTCCTATTCTTACCGGGATACTCGCTGATAAGAGCACTGTATCAAAGCAGGGAGTTGAGTCCGATCGAAGAGCTAGCTCTATCCATAGGGTTAAGCCTAGCGATAGTCCCCTTAGTAGGGCTCGTCTTAAACTACACTCCGTTTGGAATAAGACTTACACCCGTACTAACCTCACTCGCATTACTCACTACTGCACTAAGCCTACTAGGTCTGTACAGGAAGTACTCCGAGATAGTAGAGGTGGTCTATGGGAGTTAA
- a CDS encoding ABC transporter ATP-binding protein: MELVKLEKVRKTINGRVVLENVDLQVGPSRIVVVRGRSGAGKTTLLKLMVLLLKPDEGRVLINGVDAWRLGTAARSRLVSGTISYIPQTIDLLPNLTVKENIELPVIIKGLKRRDRELAVREVSELLGIPHMLERRVETLSGGEKQVVALARSLVTKPRLVVADEPFAYVDDKGVEKLFNTIRELRDRLGVSFVITTTEINIKSFTGDEEYLLTNGTLTKV; encoded by the coding sequence GTGGAGCTCGTTAAGCTGGAAAAGGTCAGAAAGACCATTAACGGAAGGGTTGTACTCGAGAACGTCGACCTACAAGTAGGGCCCTCGAGGATCGTCGTGGTAAGGGGTAGGAGCGGGGCCGGTAAGACGACCCTACTAAAGCTCATGGTCCTACTGCTAAAGCCTGACGAGGGCAGGGTACTGATAAACGGCGTCGACGCGTGGAGACTCGGCACTGCTGCGAGGTCTAGGCTCGTATCGGGAACCATATCGTACATCCCTCAGACAATAGACCTGCTCCCTAATCTAACAGTAAAGGAAAACATAGAGCTACCGGTAATTATTAAGGGTCTGAAGAGGAGAGACAGAGAGCTGGCCGTCAGGGAAGTAAGCGAGCTGCTCGGAATACCGCACATGCTTGAGAGAAGAGTGGAGACGTTGAGCGGCGGCGAGAAGCAGGTTGTCGCCTTGGCTAGGAGCCTGGTGACCAAGCCTAGGCTCGTCGTCGCGGACGAGCCCTTCGCCTACGTTGACGATAAGGGTGTAGAAAAACTGTTCAACACTATAAGAGAGCTTAGGGACAGGCTCGGGGTCTCCTTCGTAATCACCACTACGGAGATAAACATCAAGAGCTTCACGGGGGACGAGGAATACCTTTTAACCAACGGGACTCTAACAAAGGTCTAG
- a CDS encoding DUF58 domain-containing protein, whose product MLLVERDFVRSLVALVLASATMVDPAYTSFTTFTSSLLCLSLDPLCLLAKAVSSAVSVLAYKSSPGNARSGFTEISVFTGIFTPIYILTPVNIVSAFSALSTAAFRLGLVQFKLSKIDVIAEADRKVVELGGEARIRVRAEIGESAWYEIRVGDNFVRRGLASGPIEYEYVARATRIGLVNMLVKARFCDSSGFACIEKPAIKVNFKVVPKFRVVSERALAYLRRALRETPSPLILVRERVLHTEPGVPLGGATGAGLGSSLTAGQVGAGSQPAPGEAGAGYAGSGFPLRGELGEWSGETITAGDARDYYAAWRLARRVYILMRRLFSGFYGEYIGCRDYTPGDPPRRIHWKKSASKGKLVVKEFSRGDGGGAAGGSGGLLIVADWVASNYEELDSLVLTTLSLVWYVKDAKESLYIYLRTPSLREYFISGSPLESLAGLISVLRSEELSLNWDFSPVNSSYKMVADKMMTLEEPFLVVFLREVHRVESSRIYEEFKRLVGDTKTPYVIVNGTPTMLKYDFLRFILESHGLTAYRLPEVVEPGLSRTGLVVDAL is encoded by the coding sequence GTGCTATTGGTTGAGAGGGACTTCGTCAGATCGTTGGTAGCTCTAGTACTGGCGTCCGCTACAATGGTTGACCCTGCTTACACGAGCTTCACAACCTTTACGTCGAGTCTTCTCTGCCTGAGCTTGGACCCCTTGTGCCTGCTAGCCAAAGCTGTGTCGTCGGCCGTAAGCGTACTCGCCTACAAGTCCTCTCCCGGCAACGCGCGGAGCGGTTTTACCGAGATATCCGTCTTCACGGGGATTTTCACACCTATCTACATACTGACGCCCGTAAACATAGTCTCGGCGTTCTCCGCACTAAGTACGGCTGCCTTTAGACTAGGCCTGGTCCAGTTCAAGCTAAGTAAGATTGACGTTATTGCTGAAGCCGACCGGAAAGTAGTGGAACTCGGCGGAGAAGCACGCATTAGGGTGAGGGCTGAGATAGGGGAGAGCGCCTGGTACGAGATACGCGTCGGGGACAACTTCGTTAGAAGGGGGTTAGCGAGCGGGCCTATTGAATACGAGTACGTGGCCAGGGCTACTAGGATAGGCTTGGTTAACATGCTCGTGAAGGCCAGGTTCTGTGACAGCAGCGGTTTCGCCTGTATTGAGAAACCGGCCATTAAGGTGAATTTCAAAGTCGTCCCAAAGTTTAGAGTAGTTTCCGAGAGAGCGCTAGCTTATCTCAGGAGGGCGTTGAGAGAGACCCCTTCACCTCTCATACTCGTGCGCGAGAGGGTCTTACACACCGAGCCCGGGGTTCCGTTGGGGGGCGCTACTGGTGCTGGCTTAGGTAGTAGTCTGACAGCTGGACAAGTTGGGGCAGGCTCTCAACCCGCACCAGGAGAAGCGGGCGCAGGGTATGCGGGTTCAGGTTTTCCCCTCCGCGGAGAATTAGGAGAGTGGAGTGGAGAGACTATCACGGCTGGGGACGCCAGGGATTACTACGCTGCGTGGAGATTGGCCCGCAGAGTGTACATTTTGATGCGGAGACTGTTTTCCGGGTTCTACGGGGAATACATCGGTTGTAGAGACTACACACCGGGCGACCCGCCCAGGAGGATACACTGGAAGAAGAGTGCTAGTAAGGGCAAACTCGTAGTCAAAGAGTTCTCTAGAGGAGACGGGGGAGGGGCGGCTGGGGGGTCCGGGGGTCTGCTCATAGTGGCTGACTGGGTGGCCTCGAACTACGAGGAGCTCGACAGCCTCGTTCTGACTACCCTCAGCTTGGTCTGGTATGTGAAAGACGCGAAAGAGAGTCTCTATATTTACCTGCGTACACCCTCGCTGAGGGAGTACTTTATATCAGGCTCTCCTCTCGAGTCTCTTGCTGGCCTGATTAGTGTGCTTAGAAGTGAGGAACTGAGCTTGAACTGGGATTTCAGCCCGGTAAACAGCAGTTACAAAATGGTGGCAGACAAGATGATGACGCTAGAAGAACCGTTTTTGGTAGTATTCTTGCGGGAGGTACACAGAGTAGAGTCTAGTAGGATATACGAGGAGTTCAAGAGACTGGTAGGAGACACTAAAACACCCTACGTGATAGTAAACGGTACGCCGACTATGTTAAAATACGACTTCCTAAGGTTTATACTGGAGTCGCACGGTTTAACAGCCTACAGATTACCCGAAGTCGTAGAACCCGGGTTGTCGAGAACCGGTTTAGTGGTCGATGCGCTGTGA
- a CDS encoding molybdopterin-binding protein: MKTPTGETLKLLRVEDAVGKRLAMDYTIVTPDQKGALKRRGEVLETRDVEVMKANGHYYVYVLDDEEESTEEVFETDAAISLASSITSGNLVVEASEEGKALVRAGEDGLFIVNSEGLRVVNESGLLVVITRRNGVFVRKGDVVAVVDVVPLKVPRAVLEDLLNKTRPYNPVLALIPSARPRVGVLVVGTEIVEGLKRDKASGIIVKKLAEYNCSPSRVLYARDDEKEIAHKIEELLEDSEAVIAVGGMSVDPTDRTPVAIRMVADTVVAYGIPIKPTTMSMVAYKGDKAIIGVSSGVIHFPDLNFLDIILPWVSSKARVPREHIVRLGEGGLTDYYLEKMKKRI; the protein is encoded by the coding sequence ATGAAAACTCCCACAGGTGAGACCTTGAAACTCCTGCGAGTAGAAGACGCTGTAGGGAAGAGACTGGCAATGGACTACACGATCGTAACACCCGACCAGAAAGGGGCTCTGAAGAGAAGGGGCGAAGTCCTAGAGACAAGGGACGTTGAGGTAATGAAGGCTAACGGGCACTACTACGTCTACGTGCTAGACGACGAGGAAGAGTCTACTGAAGAGGTATTCGAGACGGATGCCGCGATCTCCCTGGCAAGTAGTATTACGAGTGGAAATCTCGTAGTAGAGGCTTCGGAAGAGGGTAAAGCCCTTGTAAGAGCAGGCGAAGACGGGCTGTTTATTGTCAACTCCGAGGGGCTGAGAGTTGTTAACGAAAGCGGGTTATTGGTTGTGATAACGCGGAGAAACGGCGTTTTTGTGCGGAAAGGGGACGTGGTGGCGGTCGTTGACGTTGTGCCACTGAAGGTGCCTAGAGCGGTCCTAGAAGACCTGTTGAACAAAACGAGGCCATACAACCCGGTTCTAGCCCTGATACCGAGCGCGAGACCCAGAGTCGGGGTTCTCGTCGTGGGCACCGAGATCGTGGAGGGCCTCAAGAGAGACAAAGCCAGCGGGATCATCGTAAAGAAGCTCGCCGAGTACAATTGCAGTCCTAGTAGAGTTCTCTATGCCAGGGATGACGAGAAGGAGATCGCGCACAAAATAGAGGAGTTGCTCGAGGACTCCGAAGCGGTTATAGCAGTCGGGGGCATGAGCGTCGACCCAACCGATAGGACACCGGTCGCGATAAGAATGGTGGCTGACACGGTCGTAGCCTACGGTATCCCCATTAAGCCGACCACGATGAGCATGGTCGCTTACAAGGGAGACAAGGCCATCATAGGCGTCTCAAGCGGGGTAATACACTTCCCGGACCTCAACTTCCTAGACATAATACTACCGTGGGTCTCGTCTAAGGCGAGAGTACCTAGAGAACACATAGTTAGACTCGGCGAGGGAGGGTTAACTGACTACTACCTCGAGAAAATGAAAAAACGCATATAG
- a CDS encoding METTL5 family protein, with protein sequence MKSTSSRGSLDKKSLEIALSKIPRYPRPRRELEQYETSPDVAAAVLWDAYMMGDIEDSVVLELGCGTGRFVFGALMLGARLGICLDIDEGVLEYAREAHCSHSRQLCRRVVYMVADALHNPVVSVDTVLMNPPFGVYESNRGLDMGFLSSALDVASSVYSIHKYTEKAVELVKTRAVEKGFGVVKIGFLELKIPMMFETHRRRVHRFKAFYVVLKRGLG encoded by the coding sequence TTGAAAAGTACGTCTTCCCGTGGTAGTCTAGACAAGAAGAGCCTTGAAATAGCCCTTTCCAAGATACCCCGTTACCCGCGTCCAAGGAGGGAGCTGGAGCAGTACGAGACATCGCCGGACGTCGCTGCGGCTGTTCTCTGGGACGCGTACATGATGGGGGATATCGAGGACTCCGTCGTCCTGGAGTTGGGGTGTGGTACCGGCAGGTTCGTATTCGGTGCGCTGATGCTGGGGGCCAGGCTCGGTATATGTCTCGACATAGACGAGGGGGTGCTGGAATACGCGAGGGAGGCCCACTGCAGCCACAGCCGGCAGCTCTGTAGGAGGGTCGTCTACATGGTCGCCGACGCCCTCCACAACCCTGTCGTAAGCGTTGACACGGTCTTAATGAACCCGCCTTTCGGCGTGTACGAGAGCAACCGGGGGCTTGACATGGGTTTCTTGAGCTCGGCACTAGACGTCGCGAGCAGCGTCTACTCGATCCACAAGTACACGGAGAAGGCCGTTGAGCTAGTTAAGACGCGTGCCGTTGAAAAAGGTTTCGGAGTCGTTAAAATAGGCTTTCTAGAATTAAAAATACCGATGATGTTCGAGACTCACCGTAGGAGGGTGCACAGGTTCAAGGCGTTCTACGTCGTGCTAAAGAGGGGTCTGGGTTGA
- a CDS encoding glycine C-acetyltransferase codes for MGRLDWITEELENLKKQGLYVTIRKLQTAQGPWVVVDGKRVLNMCSNNYLGLAAHPRIKEAAIKAILDYGVGAGAVRTIAGTMELHEILEDKLARFKRREAAVVFQSGYNANLGALSALGWGRKDLVFVSEELNHASIIDAMRLAGAPKVIYKHVDMEDLKKKLEEVKDYRIKVIVTDGVFSMDGDLAPLPEIVELAEQYNAIVYVDDAHGEGVLGDHGRGIVDYYKLHDRVDFEMGTLSKAFGVIGGYVAGDRESIEFIKQRGRPFLFSSAMNPPDVAAAIAAVEILEESDELIKKLWENTHILQKGLRDAGFDLGNTKHPITPVMLYDEKLTQEFSRRLFDEYNIFAQAIVYPTVPKGKARIRLEPSAAHKPEDMKYVVDSFTELARKVGFFK; via the coding sequence GTGGGGAGGCTAGACTGGATTACAGAGGAGCTAGAGAACCTGAAGAAACAAGGCCTCTACGTCACTATACGCAAGCTACAAACCGCGCAGGGCCCATGGGTCGTCGTAGACGGTAAGAGAGTCTTGAACATGTGTAGCAACAATTACCTGGGTCTCGCGGCTCACCCGAGGATTAAAGAGGCCGCGATCAAGGCTATACTAGACTACGGTGTCGGCGCTGGGGCCGTGAGGACCATAGCAGGGACTATGGAGCTACACGAGATACTCGAGGATAAACTAGCCAGGTTTAAGAGAAGGGAGGCGGCAGTGGTTTTTCAGAGTGGTTACAACGCCAACCTGGGCGCTCTGAGCGCCTTGGGGTGGGGTAGAAAGGACCTCGTCTTCGTCAGCGAGGAGCTGAATCACGCGAGCATAATCGACGCGATGCGGCTCGCAGGGGCGCCGAAGGTGATATACAAGCACGTGGACATGGAGGACTTGAAGAAGAAGCTCGAGGAGGTCAAGGACTACAGGATCAAAGTGATCGTAACCGATGGAGTGTTCTCGATGGACGGGGACCTCGCCCCTCTCCCTGAGATAGTCGAGCTAGCCGAGCAATACAACGCTATCGTGTACGTCGACGACGCACACGGCGAGGGCGTCCTGGGCGACCATGGTAGGGGGATAGTCGACTACTACAAACTACACGATAGAGTCGACTTCGAAATGGGCACCCTAAGTAAAGCCTTCGGCGTTATAGGAGGGTATGTAGCCGGGGACAGGGAGTCAATCGAGTTCATAAAGCAGAGGGGCAGGCCCTTCCTGTTCTCAAGCGCGATGAACCCGCCAGACGTAGCAGCAGCAATAGCGGCCGTTGAGATACTAGAGGAGAGCGACGAGTTGATCAAGAAGTTGTGGGAGAATACACACATACTACAGAAAGGTCTTAGAGACGCGGGCTTCGACCTAGGCAACACTAAACACCCGATTACACCTGTGATGCTCTACGACGAGAAACTAACGCAGGAGTTCTCGAGGAGGCTGTTCGACGAGTACAACATATTCGCCCAGGCTATCGTATACCCCACGGTGCCGAAGGGTAAAGCTAGGATCAGGCTCGAGCCCTCGGCGGCGCACAAGCCGGAGGACATGAAGTACGTCGTAGACTCTTTCACAGAGCTGGCTAGGAAGGTCGGTTTCTTCAAGTAG